The Dasypus novemcinctus isolate mDasNov1 chromosome 11, mDasNov1.1.hap2, whole genome shotgun sequence DNA window tatttattaagactTCATTACATAAACTATTTGACAGGCACCGTGCTAGGTGCTGCAAGTATACCAACAAATGAACCTGAGGTTGAGTAGCTTTACACCTAGTGGGGCAAGCACAAGGACAGATAACTTCAATACAAAGACATGCACAAGAGGACAATTTCTGAAAAAGGTTATTTCTAAACAGAGTGCTGAAGGATAATGAGGCAAGGAAGAGGTGGGGTAAGGTGAAGAATGTTCCAGACAGAGGGAACAGCATCATATATCCAGGGGACTGTGAGTACTTAAATTTGATGGCACAGAAGTCATATAAGGAATGCAAGAGATGTGGAGCGCCCTGAATACTGTGTTAGGAGCTTGGACCATTCCTGTAAGTCAATGACACTCAGGCGTGAAGggtaaaagagagagaggggtCAGGGATGGCTTTCGGCCTCCTGGCCTGGGGAACTGAGTGGATGGTAACACCATTCCCTAAAAGAAGACTGCTGGCTGAGAAGTAGTTGGCTGGGGAGAGGTGCCATGGGACATCGAAGTAGCTATACTCCATAGCAATTAGTGAGTGATAAACTCAAGGGGAAAAGTCTAGACTGGAGAGGAGACACAGATCCAGAGCTTAAATGATTTGTTCAGTACCAAAGCTGGCTTGTGGTAGGACTTGGACTAcgaaaggaagaagaggaaagttTGAGAGCCCAAGTTTTGGAATCTGCCAGTCTGGGCTTAAATCTCTTCTACTGTTTGATATGTGACCCTGGGCAGGTTAAGTAATCTAAGTTTTGGgccctcatttataaaatgggtgtatttgtttccttttgttggtttggcaaattactacaaatttagtggcttaaaacaaataACAGTGCTGGATGTCGGAAGTCTAAAAATAGGTATTAAAGGGTTAAAATCAATATGTCAGCAGGACCATGTTCCTtcaggctctaggggagaatctatttctagcatttccagcttctagagggaGCCTGTATAACTTGACTCATGACCCCTTCTAGCGAGTGCATTGCTCCAACCTCTGCTTCTGcaacttctctctcccttttgacTCTTGTGATTACCATGGGTCCACCTGAATAATCCGGGGTAATCTCATCTCAAAATCCTTcacttaatcatatctgcaatGTCTCCTTTTCCATGGAAGGTaccatattcacaggttctggggattaggacatggCCATCTTTGGGGGAGTGGgtccattattctgcctaccacatggggatAACTATTATTTGCTGTTGTTtgaaggttaaatgagataatcatgtaaagtatctggcacataggaagtaccatgctctttcattcaataaatatttattgcacatTCTTGATACAGAACtcagaaaataaataagcaaaatacgTAATAAGGTAGAGTTATTGGGAAAGGGCGGAGATGCTAAATTATATAAATGGTCAAGGAGGGCCTCTCTGATAAGATGAAACTTGAGACCTAAAGAAAGTGAGTGAGCCATGAAGATACCTGGGGGAAGAGCATGTGTGGAGTATACAAAGAACAAGGAGGGCAGTGTGACTAGAGTGGAGCAAGCAAGAGGGTGGGTTGTAGTGGGTGACGTAAGATATGGAGCAGATCAGATCGAGGGCCTTGGAAGGTCCTTTGGATTTTACATAAAATGGAAGCCATGGGGAAGACACTCTATCAGAAAGGAGTGATATGaactattttatatttgaaaagtaTCTTTCTGGATGCTGAGTGGAGAGTATAGAAGACAAAGGGGGAAAGCAAGGAGAACCTTTAGGAGGCTGTTGTTATCATGCAAGTGAAAAATCTTGGTGGTGTAGATCATGATGGTAGCAGTGGGGGGGTATTAAGAAATGAACAGAgtgagtatattttaaaaatgtaaccaaCAGAATTTACTGATGGGATTGGATGTAAAATGTGAAAGAATCAAGAATATCCTGACCTCAAGTTATTTTGGAAAAATGGAGTTGAAATTTGCTCAAATAGGGATGTGTATGGAAGAATAAACTGGAGGAGAAAATTGGGAATTTATTTTTGGTCGTGTTAATAATGAAGATCCTGGCAAGGTCTTGGCCACAAGGGTTCCAATGTTTAGATATCAGGAGCATAAGAAACCAGCAAAAGAGTCTGAGACAGCGCAGCCAGGCAAATAAGAGAACTAAGTGTGATCTGTGGAAGTCAGGTGAAAAAAAGTGAGTCATGAATTATGACAAATGCtgataaatattatttcatttcaccACACTGTTCTACCTGTTTGGGGAAATCTTGTATTTGTATCAGACTTCTGGAAGTAGCTTGAGAAGCCATTTCTAACACTATTACCTTTATTATCAAACAAAGTTCTGCTGCAGGGCACAGGACACTGGACCATTAGATAAAACTCCTGAAGGAAGGTCTGGAGAAGTATCTGAAGTGCATCAACGTAAGCAGTTTTGTCACTGGCCCTGTAAATGCCAGCATCAGAAGCCCAGTTGCCCTCCTGGAGTAAGCTTGGTGAGGGATGGCTGCGGATGCTGTAAAATCTGTGCCAAGCAATCAGGGGACATCTGCAATGAAGCTGACGTCTGTGACCCCCACAAAGGGCTATACTGCGACTACTCAGCAGATAGGCCAAAGTACGAGACTGGAGTGTGTGCATGTAAGTGTCTTCTTCTGGATGGTTCAAAAGGTTGAGTCTAGAGAGAATTTTCTTCTACACTTGTTAATTTGGAATGATAAGTAAATATGACCCAAATATAAACATGAGGTCAGTTTATAGTTTCCACATGACAATGGGATTGACTCCATATTGGACACCATGTAAAATTAGCAGATGCTTACACATGTTCAGAAACTTCTGATTTTTGTCACGTTTCAGAGATCTTGCAGTTCCACTTAGGTAAGTGCCTGAATGATAGAAAATAGAAGAACTTAAGTCAATAGAGTCTGACTTCTTAAAGTGCCACAGAATGAAAGCTTTTATTAAAACTGTCAAAAACAATCTTTATTTGGCCTTTTCTGTAACTAAAACATCAACTTGCTTAAAATGTAAGGATACATATTAACTGTTCAGACATACTACTTTAATCTCAGCCTCCTCCACTAACCATTGAGTTTCTGCACTTTTCACCACAGAGGATTTGTGTAAAAGCAGGTGGGTTATTCCATATCACAGCTTGCCCCTCAGCTTTGTGACTCTTTTGGAGACTGATTCAGATGATGTAAACCTACAATGCACTGACAATAATTCAAGATGCCAAGTGACTTAGTTTAAAAAAGAGAATTGCTAATACTCATATCCACTGGGCAGTTTAGTCACTCTCTAGAGAAGTTTAAATGGGAAGGCAAATTACTACCAAAAGTTTGGTTGTGAGTATGGAATGAGAGTGCCCTTTGGAGACTCACTGAAAGCGCAGAGCCGTTTAAACTTGATGCCTCTTGCCCTTGCCAGAACAGCTCCATCCTGGTTAAGAAGGTAGGcgctgggttcaaattctgatgGTTCAATTTACTAGTTGAGTGAACTTGAGCAAGTTGTTTGCTTAACCTCTTGTGCCTAGGATATATCTCCTATCTTATAGAGTTGCTaggaggatcaaatgagataatgacATAAACTTAAAATACCTAGCACAATGCTTAGTGTGCAGTAGGCTTCCAAACACATTACATAGTATGATTAGGAGAATTCTATATGGAAAATATGATCTATCCAAGACTCTGGCATCCAGGACATCCCTTTCTCCCAAATAAGGCAAGTTATTTCATTAACCTAACACTTATTGAGCAGTCACTACTGAGTCAGGCACAGTGGCCCAGAGCCAGGGACATAGCAGGGAAAAGACATATAGGCTCTGTCCCTCATAGAGTCAAAGTTTATTGTGTAAGACGGATCTTTCCGCAAATAATTTCACATACATTGTGATGAGCGTTTTAACAGAGCATAGCCACAAGGATGGGGATGTGGTAATCCATCACTGGGGCAGACAAACGAGGCCCCCAGCTTGTTTTTGTAAACAGTGCTTTTCTGGAAGATATCTATGCTCATTCAAGTACAAAGAGTCTAAGTGACAAACACAGTTGGCTAAGATATTTACTCTctgccctttacagaaaaagtttgccaatccATAATCTAAAACAAtgattttaaaactctttttgtCTCAGGATCCCTTTAGAATCTTAGAAATTATTGAGGACCCAAAGAGCTTTCCTTCATGTGGGTTATTTCTACTAATATTTAAtgtattagaaatttaaaaatatttattaaaatatttattattaattcattcattaaaaataacaataaacccACTGCatattaacagaaataaaatattcatgaaaaaaatattttccaaaataaataatttactaAGAGACCATCAACACCATCAACACCATCAAGGGTACTAATGTAagtattatgggagtcccagaaggagaagaaagaaaggagtagaaggaatatttaaagaaataagggCCGAAAATTTCCCCAAtttaataaaggaataaatatgcacattcaagaaaccTATGAACCCCGaacagaataaactcaaagaTAAACATCCCAGACACATATAGTCAAATTGTTGAGTGCCAAGGACAAGAAAAAATTCTAGAATCCACTGGCCAATTTGTACTTGGAAAGAGCTTTTAACCCATCTAtaattttgtagttttatgtattggtcatttggaaaatatcaGTTTCCTGAGGTATACACATCTTCCAAATGTtgatacattaaatataaaatgttaaaaaaatatcagTTAACATATCCACCAATTTCACCAAAAAAAGCCTACATATTGGGTAGCTTTCAAGATCTCAGGGGTGGACACGAgctttccaaaattctaattttgctTGAAATCTCAAATTCTACAATTGCTGGCTGTTTTCCTTGAGGTAACAGGCTCACTCTTTACGTTTTCAAGAAAATGTCTGTCAAATACCAAGTCTGAATAAATACAGCTAATGATGCCAGTCATTTCTTCAAGTAAAATTACCACTAAAAAGTGGCCAGTTCAGGTGCTTTTCCTTAAGACAACTATTATATCTTGGTGTGTACCAATGCTTTACCCATATACCCATACTTCCCATTTTATCACACAGTATATTAGAAAGACATGTACTTCACTTgtcaaaatttaataaaattaatactcTTTTACTATGTCAAGGACATTCTTCAGTAaaactggctttttaaaaaaaaagtacaagtaCGTGGCTATGAAGAACACGATGACTACCTGTACAATTTGGAAGCACTGCCTTGATTCATATTAAGGTGCTAGCAGTTTTAGCCACCATTGCTTCTGCACTCAGTGCAAATGTCAGCACAGTGAAAAGGGCAGATCACATCTTAGTATTGTGAAAAGTTCTGACTTTGCGAATTCCCTGGAAGTCTCAAAAATACTCCTCAGAGGAAGTGAAAAAcaagtttattctttttctcttaacaaaaaaaaataactttgcaGTAGTCTAGTTAAATTATGGTTTCTTGTCATTTGTTTATCTTGACTTCTGAGAATATATCCTAGCCTGTTGCTGGACATCTAGAGAAACCTCAGGTCTTACAAGTACAAATTTACAACCCATCTCTCagatttataaatattatctcaCTGCTATattcatgctttaaaaaaattaactatacTCCAGAACAGGGCCTTTCCTTGTTCTTAATTCTGAAAGTGACCACTGCTTGAAACTTATAGCCTGGAATATACTGAAGATGCTTCATTTTTATCTATTATCTACAGATGCTTTGTGAAGGAGTTCCAAATGGAGCCTAAGAAATTGAGAATATACCTCATAAAGGAGACAGCATTTTCCTCATAGGTTTATAACTGCAAGTTTAGCCTATTCcaggctgtattttctttgttttcttctcttttcagacCTTTTTGCTGTCGGATGTGAGTTCAACAAGGTACACTATCATAACGGTCAAGTGTTTCAGCCCAATCCCCTTTTCAGCTGCCTCTGTGTGAGTGGGGCCATTGGATGCACGCCTTTATTCATACCAAAGCTGGTTGACAGTCACTGCTCTAGGGCTAAAGGTGGAAAGAAGTCTGATCAATCAAACTGTGGCCTGGGACCATTACAACAGCAGCTCTCAACAAGCTACAAAACAATGCCAGGTGCTCATAAAAGAACACTCGTATATTTCTCATGTATGACTCTTAGCGATCTTCCTTCACGTTCCTTATAGATTCATGGGCAGTGTGAGATTTAGTTTGCATGTGCCATACTACTCAATCTTTGCCTCAAGCAGGTGAAttctaaatatatgaaaaggaaaatttataatGTTTTAGACTTCTCTGGTAAAATATTctagtttttaaaagttatattagatcaggaaatttttctaaaaatctcACTACCTCTGCTTATTCCCACTTAACTTCTTCTCAGGAAAATTGACCAAATGTTCACATGTATCCTGGAAAAACTCTTATTTGTATTATTATGGGCAAGAAGTTTGAACTATCTAATTCCAAAACTTTTCAAAGGCAACTTTTCTATATGATACAAGGAGAAATGGAAGGCTactgattaaaaattttatttaaagactGCCACGTTTTCTacttaaaaattttctaaaaatagaaaactactgacataaaattatttctttcactCTGAAAATGAAGCTCAACAATtgtcaatctctctctctcactctctctatgtaaatatgcacattttttaaaagtacatcaCTCAGGTATTTAAGTAGTGAGAGAAAGGAATTTAGATTCTTTATTAATCACTTTGAGCATCTGACCATTTAcagtaagtttaaaaatattcataaactTGCTCTAAGTTGACACCATAAGTGGTAAAGTATTTTGGGGATAGGAGCTTTAAAAATGCCAGAAAATCCAGAACAAATAAGGAAGGGCTTGAAAGGGATAATGTTGGTATCTGCTTTCTATTCACAGGTGTTCTCATCCAGAAGCTAAGAATGCTTTTTTCCTTGATGTTTAGAGCTTAATGGATGAAAGTGCCATGGAAATACAAAATAGTTTTGTATATGCTAAAAAATCCTAAATTTATTTATGTGGATATTTAATAAAAGCAATACCAGTTCTATGAAAGAAATATCCTCAGGGACTCTAATTATGTCAGttaaatttgaaaaaatgttACCAGGTTGTGGTTAATTTGCATTCAACATAGTTATTAAATTAATAGCATGACAACACTAATGCTCTAAAACCTCTGAAATTATAATtcaaactgctttttttttttttttttttgaggtacagggctggggattgaaccctgaaccttgtatgtgggaagttggcactcagccactgagccacatcaacttccctgagttgcttttctcattattttgcttgttgttgttttctcaggaggccctgggaactgaacccgggacctcccatgtaggaggtgggtgctcaactacttgagccacatctgctccacaaAGTGTTCTTTTTTCAGAGTGTAGGAGCAGTTACTTTTCTGCTTTTGGATCTGAGTGACTCTAATCTAAGACTCTCCTTGGAACCCATATGTGAGCCTCCCTGGTGAAAGAGATTACTTTATTTAGAGCAGGGTTTTCCACAAGGAAAGCTCTCTGAATCAGGTTCAAGTTGGTCTCATTCATAGAATTAGAGCAGTTTTAGGGGAGTTTCAGGGAGTTAGAGCCTGGATGGGGGTTGGCATTATTCATTCTTAGAACTAGGGCTTTGctacaaaaaatgacaaaatctCCCCCAGGTACTCATTGATATTTGTTACTTAGGCCTAGATATGTTTCAGGAAATTTATCTTCATTCTCTCTAAGGTCTTTTCTCTGCTTAACTGTGAAACTTTATCTATGGGCCCAAACAGGTGTTTTGATTTTAAAAGTAACTACAATAACAAAAGCACAtactttaaaagatatatttatgatAGTAGTTTATATATTTAGCTAATTCCAGATGGCCTGTGATTGGAATCTAGTTTTTGCTTGGTCAGTATAAAGCATGTAATGAAATAATGCTTCCTGCTTTTCTCTAATCCTCACAAAACACTaagcttttacttttaaaatctctttgtCTTGCTTTTTAATGAATGTTAAATCTCAAAACTGCATTCTTGGCTTAACTTTAAGTGGGGTACTGGTAGTGTGATAATCTAACCTACCTTTATTTATTGCAGATGTGTGCCAGGCTTTTAGTCTGCTTCCTGCATTGAGGTCTTAAAACTGCTGTCTACTTTCCAGGTATCTTCATGTTTCTGCTTCCTCTCCCTCAGTTCTATGTGCAATTCCAAGATTCTACTACTATAAAACTGAAAGCAGTATCATTTAATTCAAAGAtaatacatatttctttttttataataatttttttatttttaaagcaactttagattccattaaaaatataagggattcccatagggCCCCCTCCcgtctcctccctcctccctcccccacttttccacatcaatagCATCTcttaagtgtggtacatttgctacaatgtGTTACAAACACATATTGacatattgctactaactatggattacattttgtagtttatactctcctgcacaattttgtaggttatgacaaaatatgcaatgacctgtatctgccaCTGCAATGTCACCCAGGACCtctccaatgtcccgaaaatgccccatattacacctattcttccctctcccatccctcagaacctctggtggccactgcctttatatcaatgataacagttcttccattactagaataataataagtatatcGTAGTACAAGAAGTGTACTTCAGTCCATTTtccttccccaatcttgaggatttggggatggtgatgcccactctgcttcttattgagagggagcttagatcccatggaacagatggatggaactatcttgcttgcagttgcaggctctcgcttccttgggatggacattgtccatcattatcttcttgttagttgtactaggtgaatccaatgaaccagagaggtgttgcaactctattgaaAATCAGGGCTCAAATGGTgcatggatggatcaaagattaaagcttcttggatatatatttatcaagtatagtgctaattataggttcaaataaaaggggtagaagagccaggTGTACAGgacctataaatgagtctgttacaccggggagcataaattccaaagtaaaaccCACTGATAGGGTggcaaattcctgagctgtctggcctgattatagtttctggatatctcaagagccctcaggaggcccactatttgaggcactgtttactgtggcagtcaatgagattttACTGAGATGTGCATGAGCGTAAccacctctggaatgacctcctgactccctttgaagtctcttagccaaaaaactcatttgtatttgccatttcccccttttggtcaaggtctttttccagatgcattgctagtttgcacttggtaataatccctcagtactagggaagctcatccctgggagtcatgtcccaccctgggtgggggaaggtagtgtgattatatgctgagtttggcttagagagaggccacatgataatatataattcaaagcaactgattttttttttgtcaaaaagacattttttccccttcatcttTTAGAGTGCTAAATTGACATTTTTTGAAGTAATGTATCTGGAATTTTGCTATGTTTCTACTACAG harbors:
- the CCN6 gene encoding cellular communication network factor 6, coding for MQRLLFSALLITSLSQFCCRAQDTGPLDKTPEGRSGEVSEVHQRKQFCHWPCKCQHQKPSCPPGVSLVRDGCGCCKICAKQSGDICNEADVCDPHKGLYCDYSADRPKYETGVCAYLFAVGCEFNKVHYHNGQVFQPNPLFSCLCVSGAIGCTPLFIPKLVDSHCSRAKGGKKSDQSNCGLGPLQQQLSTSYKTMPAYRNLPLIWKRKCLVQATKWTPCSRTCGMGISNRVTNENNNCEMRKEKRLCYIQPCNNNITKMVKIPKGKTCQPTFQLSKAEKFAFSGCSSTQSYKPTFCGRCLDKRCCIPNKSKMITIQFDCPNEGSFKWKMLWIISCVCQRNCRDPEDIFSELKIL